A single region of the Alteriqipengyuania flavescens genome encodes:
- the nusG gene encoding transcription termination/antitermination protein NusG, whose protein sequence is MSRWYIIHAYSGFENKVRDAILAEAERLGLQEGVEEVEVPTETVTEIKRGKKVQTERKFMPGYVLAKLKMTDDIYHLVKNTPKVTGFLGNNNKPQPISEREAARYFGGVEEAKNAPKKDISVDYEIGDAVKVLDGPFASFNGVVEELDFDKNKVKVSVSIFGRATPVELDFEQVELVK, encoded by the coding sequence ATGAGCCGCTGGTACATCATCCACGCCTATTCGGGCTTCGAGAACAAGGTGCGCGACGCGATCCTCGCCGAGGCCGAGCGGCTGGGCCTGCAGGAAGGCGTGGAGGAGGTCGAGGTCCCGACCGAGACCGTGACCGAGATCAAGCGCGGCAAGAAGGTGCAGACAGAACGCAAGTTCATGCCCGGCTATGTGCTCGCCAAGCTCAAGATGACCGACGATATCTACCACCTGGTCAAGAACACGCCCAAGGTGACCGGCTTCCTCGGCAACAACAACAAGCCGCAACCGATTTCGGAGCGCGAGGCCGCCCGCTATTTCGGCGGCGTGGAAGAAGCCAAGAACGCGCCCAAGAAGGACATCAGCGTCGATTACGAGATCGGCGATGCGGTCAAGGTTTTGGACGGTCCCTTCGCCAGCTTCAACGGCGTGGTGGAAGAGCTCGACTTCGACAAGAACAAGGTCAAGGTCAGCGTGTCCATCTTCGGTCGCGCGACGCCGGTGGAACTCGACTTCGAACAGGTCGAGCTGGTCAAGTAA
- the secE gene encoding preprotein translocase subunit SecE → MADNRADKPKVTPGEFMRQVQAETRKIVWPSREETVKMSIFVGIMVVILSLFFLGVDSLFGAVVKFLLTLA, encoded by the coding sequence ATGGCCGACAACAGGGCTGACAAACCGAAGGTAACCCCCGGCGAATTCATGCGCCAGGTGCAGGCCGAAACGCGCAAGATCGTTTGGCCCTCGCGCGAGGAGACGGTGAAGATGTCGATCTTCGTCGGCATCATGGTGGTGATCCTGTCGCTGTTCTTCCTCGGCGTCGATTCGCTGTTCGGCGCGGTGGTGAAGTTCCTCCTCACCCTCGCCTGA
- a CDS encoding alanine/glycine:cation symporter family protein → MASTEAATFDERMLGPVTNVADFIWGGTWDGAEVLPFPPLAIILLGAGLWFMVGLRAYPVTNLWPALKGLFAGRKSGGEGEISPFAALSTALSGQVGTGNLAGVATAIALGGPGAIFWMWITALFGMALAFAEGALAIRYRETASDGTKRGGPMSYIMMGLGPKWTWLAIFFCIGTLISGLVTGNAIQANAVADGLNELFGIEEWLGGLIVAILVFIVIIGGIKSIGNVAEKVVPVMAAAYIVMAIIAILLNIQDIPETFSRIFNGAFNPQAASGGFVGAAVILAIRAGVARGLFSNEAGQGSTPIAHAVAQTDDPQFQGRMAMLGTFIDTIVICTMTALVILTVEGNFTHNGQPVLHAWQADLDGFAVTSGAFAAAFPFEIAAVPLGTLIASVALLLFVFTTLLTWSYYGERAITFIYDRFPGSTLKGEKVLHMGWRVLWCVGIFVGASRESDLIWRMGDIANALMVVPNLLALLLLSGVVFALARGEKTAGKTFTAETPEEPNEY, encoded by the coding sequence ATGGCAAGCACTGAGGCAGCAACATTCGACGAGCGCATGCTCGGCCCCGTCACCAACGTGGCGGATTTCATCTGGGGCGGAACGTGGGACGGGGCCGAAGTGCTGCCCTTCCCGCCGCTCGCCATCATCCTGCTGGGTGCGGGCCTGTGGTTCATGGTGGGCCTTCGTGCCTATCCGGTGACCAACCTCTGGCCGGCGCTGAAGGGCCTGTTCGCCGGGCGCAAGAGCGGCGGCGAGGGCGAGATTTCGCCGTTCGCAGCGCTTTCCACCGCACTGTCGGGCCAGGTCGGCACCGGTAACCTCGCCGGCGTTGCCACGGCGATCGCACTGGGCGGCCCGGGTGCGATCTTCTGGATGTGGATTACCGCCCTGTTCGGCATGGCGCTGGCCTTCGCCGAAGGCGCGCTCGCGATCCGCTACCGCGAAACCGCCAGCGACGGGACCAAGCGCGGCGGCCCGATGAGCTACATCATGATGGGTCTCGGCCCGAAATGGACCTGGCTCGCGATCTTCTTCTGCATCGGCACGCTCATCAGCGGCCTCGTGACCGGCAACGCCATCCAGGCGAACGCGGTGGCGGACGGGCTGAACGAATTGTTCGGGATCGAGGAATGGCTCGGCGGGCTGATCGTCGCGATCCTCGTCTTCATCGTCATCATCGGCGGGATCAAGTCGATCGGCAATGTCGCGGAAAAGGTCGTGCCGGTGATGGCCGCTGCCTATATCGTGATGGCGATCATCGCGATCCTGCTCAACATTCAGGACATCCCGGAAACCTTCAGCCGCATCTTCAACGGCGCGTTCAATCCGCAGGCGGCGAGCGGCGGCTTCGTGGGCGCGGCGGTGATCCTGGCCATCCGTGCCGGTGTCGCCCGCGGCCTGTTCTCGAACGAGGCGGGCCAGGGTTCGACCCCGATCGCGCACGCCGTGGCGCAGACGGACGATCCGCAGTTCCAGGGCCGGATGGCGATGCTGGGCACCTTCATCGACACGATCGTGATCTGCACCATGACCGCGCTGGTCATCCTGACGGTGGAAGGCAACTTCACCCACAACGGCCAGCCGGTGCTGCACGCATGGCAGGCCGACCTCGACGGGTTCGCAGTGACGAGCGGCGCGTTTGCCGCGGCCTTCCCGTTCGAGATCGCCGCGGTCCCGCTCGGCACGCTGATCGCCAGCGTGGCGCTGCTATTGTTCGTCTTCACCACCTTGCTGACGTGGAGCTATTACGGCGAACGCGCGATCACCTTCATCTACGACCGGTTCCCCGGCTCGACGCTGAAGGGCGAGAAGGTGCTGCACATGGGCTGGCGCGTTTTGTGGTGCGTCGGCATCTTCGTGGGTGCGAGCCGCGAAAGCGACCTCATCTGGCGCATGGGCGATATCGCCAACGCGTTGATGGTGGTGCCCAACCTGCTGGCCCTGCTGCTGCTGTCGGGCGTGGTGTTCGCGCTGGCCCGCGGGGAAAAGACCGCCGGCAAGACCTTCACCGCCGAAACGCCGGAAGAGCCGAACGAGTACTAG
- the aat gene encoding leucyl/phenylalanyl-tRNA--protein transferase: protein MHAPTPPLIPSRVLLLAYRSGIFPMSDDREDSEVFWVEPRKRAILPLDGFRCSKSLAKTIRQDRFRVTCNTAFAQVVRECAEPRPDHPGSWISHRIEASYVALHMEGHAHSIECWQDFEGEEKLVGGLYGVGFDRVFCGESMFSRASNASKVALAWLVASLNAAGAAVLDCQFMTDHLASLGAIEMPQAEYLALIEAARDGEPAHLPQGYASLLSAAGSSASSPGKLIAHSLSQTS, encoded by the coding sequence ATGCACGCCCCCACGCCGCCCCTCATCCCTTCGCGGGTCCTGCTGCTGGCCTACCGCAGCGGTATCTTCCCCATGTCGGACGACCGCGAGGACAGCGAGGTGTTCTGGGTCGAACCGCGCAAGCGGGCGATCCTGCCGCTGGACGGCTTCCGCTGTTCGAAGAGTCTTGCCAAGACCATCCGGCAGGACAGGTTCCGCGTCACCTGCAACACGGCGTTTGCCCAAGTGGTGCGCGAATGCGCGGAGCCGCGGCCCGATCATCCGGGCAGCTGGATCAGCCACCGCATCGAGGCGAGCTATGTCGCGCTGCACATGGAAGGCCATGCGCATTCGATCGAATGCTGGCAGGATTTCGAAGGCGAGGAAAAACTGGTCGGGGGGCTCTACGGCGTGGGCTTCGACCGGGTGTTCTGCGGCGAGAGCATGTTCAGCCGCGCGTCCAATGCCAGCAAGGTCGCGCTGGCGTGGCTGGTGGCGAGCCTGAATGCAGCGGGCGCGGCGGTGCTCGATTGCCAGTTCATGACCGACCACCTCGCCTCGCTGGGCGCGATCGAAATGCCGCAGGCGGAGTACCTGGCGCTGATCGAGGCGGCGCGCGACGGCGAGCCCGCGCATTTGCCGCAAGGCTATGCCTCGTTGCTCTCCGCAGCCGGTTCGTCTGCTTCCTCGCCCGGGAAGCTCATCGCGCATTCCTTGAGCCAGACGTCGTAG
- a CDS encoding DUF2155 domain-containing protein, whose amino-acid sequence MTGRSAACAAALLLQLAACGSGEPDATPTEEATEVPEEFAQSEEPEAVEDAESLGTPREERVATLGLLNKRNNVSREIEIKPGEAKRIGNVVVRLSTCEKSPPWEMPTQTAAFVQVAVQQRQDIGEDLEWQRVFSGWLFKESPSVNVVEHPIYDVWLKECAMSFPGEEADEPAAESNEA is encoded by the coding sequence GTGACCGGGCGTAGCGCTGCCTGCGCGGCCGCGCTGCTGCTGCAGCTGGCCGCCTGCGGAAGCGGCGAGCCCGATGCCACGCCGACCGAGGAAGCGACTGAAGTCCCAGAAGAATTCGCGCAGAGCGAGGAACCCGAAGCCGTCGAAGACGCGGAAAGCCTTGGCACCCCGCGCGAGGAGCGCGTCGCGACGCTCGGCCTGCTTAACAAGCGCAACAACGTCAGCCGCGAGATCGAGATCAAGCCTGGCGAGGCGAAGCGCATCGGCAATGTCGTGGTGCGCCTGTCCACTTGCGAAAAAAGCCCGCCGTGGGAAATGCCCACCCAGACCGCCGCTTTCGTGCAGGTCGCGGTCCAGCAGCGGCAGGACATCGGCGAGGACCTGGAATGGCAGCGGGTCTTTTCCGGCTGGCTGTTCAAGGAATCGCCGTCCGTGAACGTGGTCGAGCACCCGATCTACGACGTCTGGCTCAAGGAATGCGCGATGAGCTTCCCGGGCGAGGAAGCAGACGAACCGGCTGCGGAGAGCAACGAGGCATAG
- a CDS encoding NADH:ubiquinone oxidoreductase subunit NDUFA12, producing MSILGKIFTWWNGATIGTSLFTMRRGEKVGTDAAGNTYYRAKNKRENTIGSYIGDERRWVIYEGNNDASNVPAEWHGWLHGAFDDVPESNLPPPRIWEADYSPNATGTDTAYLPQGALQRGGKAAPARGAYEAWTPDA from the coding sequence ATGTCCATTCTCGGCAAGATCTTCACCTGGTGGAACGGCGCCACGATCGGCACCAGCCTGTTCACCATGCGGCGCGGCGAAAAGGTCGGCACCGATGCCGCCGGCAACACCTATTACCGCGCGAAGAACAAGCGCGAGAACACGATTGGCTCCTACATCGGGGACGAGCGGCGCTGGGTCATCTACGAAGGCAACAACGATGCCAGCAATGTGCCCGCCGAATGGCATGGCTGGCTGCACGGCGCGTTCGACGACGTGCCGGAAAGCAACCTGCCACCGCCGCGCATCTGGGAAGCGGACTATTCCCCCAACGCGACCGGCACCGACACGGCATATCTGCCGCAGGGCGCATTGCAGCGCGGCGGCAAGGCTGCGCCGGCGCGCGGCGCCTATGAAGCGTGGACGCCCGACGCGTGA
- a CDS encoding DUF192 domain-containing protein, translating into MLDGLRLAGALAGAAALLACSPQSEVAQAEPTQSASVHPESGLEIIPVTVETADGTFTFRTEVAATAQEQAKGMMFRTEMAPDEGMIFPSEEPRERNFWMRNTLIPLDIIFIGPDSRIANIEADAVPYDEGQYSSAGAVIAVLEIPGGRAAELGIVPGAKVEW; encoded by the coding sequence ATGCTTGATGGGCTGCGCCTGGCAGGCGCCCTGGCCGGGGCCGCGGCCCTGCTGGCGTGTTCGCCGCAATCCGAAGTCGCGCAGGCAGAGCCGACCCAGTCGGCCAGCGTCCATCCCGAATCGGGCCTGGAAATCATTCCCGTGACGGTGGAGACGGCGGACGGGACCTTTACCTTCCGCACGGAAGTGGCGGCAACCGCGCAGGAACAGGCCAAGGGCATGATGTTCCGCACCGAAATGGCGCCGGACGAAGGCATGATCTTCCCCAGCGAGGAACCGCGCGAGCGCAATTTCTGGATGCGCAACACGCTGATCCCGCTCGACATCATCTTCATCGGCCCGGACAGCCGCATCGCCAACATAGAGGCGGACGCGGTTCCTTACGACGAAGGGCAGTACAGCAGCGCCGGCGCCGTGATCGCGGTGCTGGAGATACCCGGCGGCCGCGCAGCCGAGCTGGGCATTGTCCCCGGCGCCAAGGTGGAGTGGTAG
- a CDS encoding regulatory protein RecX yields MTASPSSRRGKRPPKPLDSASLRDLALSYVARFSTSTAKLEAYLKRKLGERGWDGEGQPDPTGLAAQFADLGYIDDEAYARMKAGSLLRRGYGARRIEGALFRDGIDEDGRQRVAPSGPEARQAVLALARKRRFGPFALERGQELPDRPTREKQLAALLRAGHPLDFAREMVNAQTVENAEDWAARCED; encoded by the coding sequence ATGACGGCTTCACCATCGTCCCGCCGCGGAAAACGCCCGCCGAAGCCGCTGGATAGCGCGAGTCTGCGCGATCTGGCGCTGTCCTATGTCGCCCGGTTTTCCACCAGCACGGCAAAGCTGGAGGCCTATCTGAAGCGCAAGTTGGGCGAACGCGGGTGGGACGGGGAGGGCCAGCCGGACCCGACGGGACTCGCGGCGCAGTTCGCCGACCTCGGCTATATCGACGACGAGGCCTATGCGCGGATGAAGGCCGGATCGCTGCTGCGGCGTGGCTATGGCGCGCGCCGGATCGAGGGTGCTTTATTCCGCGACGGGATCGACGAGGACGGGAGGCAGCGCGTGGCCCCGAGCGGGCCAGAAGCGCGCCAGGCGGTGCTGGCGCTGGCGCGCAAGCGACGTTTCGGGCCCTTTGCGCTCGAGCGCGGGCAGGAGCTGCCCGACCGGCCCACCCGCGAAAAGCAACTGGCCGCCTTGCTGCGCGCCGGGCACCCTCTCGACTTCGCGCGCGAAATGGTGAATGCGCAGACGGTCGAAAACGCAGAGGATTGGGCCGCACGATGCGAGGATTGA
- a CDS encoding fatty acyl-AMP ligase, which translates to MTTDSTIEPTPNDCSQERRFSDFGTFGEALDYAASGTLGLNFHDARGNLERAYPFSELRDDAIAMARRLVAAGLKPGDRLALIAETAPDFAAAFCGAVYAGVWPVPLPLPTSFGGKEGYVDQLAVQLSSSDPVMLLYPAEISEMTQAAADRQGCKGASYKDFGAGEVPDAGLPQSKPDDICYLQYSSGSTRFPHGVAVTHEALLANLAAHGLGIKLQPGDRCVSWLPWYHDMGLVGCLLSPIANQVSTDYLKTEHFARRPLAWLDMISRNPGTTLSYSPTFGYDICARRISSQSNVAERFDLSRWRVAGNGADMIRPDVMQGFVNAFADAGFSASAFLPSYGLAEATLAVTIMPPGEGIRVELVEEERLSGHARDLARPARYRAIVNCGKPVEGMEVAIRGEGGRALPDHQIGKVWCRGSSVMHSYFRDPESTAECMVDGWLDTGDMGYMADGYLFIVGRAKDMIIINGKNHWPQDIEWAVEQLPGFNHGDIAAFAIETDTGEEAPAVLVHCRVSDPDERVRLHEQIKDTVRSVTGMNCVVELVPPRTLPRTSSGKLSRAKAKKQYLSGEIEPFKLREAA; encoded by the coding sequence ATGACCACCGATTCCACCATCGAACCCACCCCCAATGACTGTTCGCAGGAACGGCGTTTTTCCGATTTCGGGACATTCGGGGAAGCGCTGGACTACGCAGCCAGCGGCACGCTGGGCCTCAATTTCCACGACGCGCGCGGCAACCTGGAGCGGGCCTACCCGTTTTCCGAATTGCGCGACGATGCGATCGCCATGGCGCGCCGACTGGTCGCAGCCGGGCTGAAGCCGGGCGACCGGCTGGCACTGATCGCCGAGACAGCGCCCGATTTCGCCGCTGCCTTCTGCGGCGCGGTCTATGCCGGCGTGTGGCCCGTGCCCCTGCCACTGCCGACCAGCTTCGGCGGCAAGGAAGGCTATGTCGACCAGCTGGCGGTCCAGTTGTCGAGCAGCGACCCGGTGATGCTGCTTTATCCGGCAGAAATTTCCGAAATGACGCAGGCCGCCGCCGACCGGCAGGGCTGCAAGGGCGCCAGCTACAAAGATTTCGGCGCCGGCGAGGTGCCCGATGCCGGGCTGCCGCAAAGCAAGCCGGACGACATCTGCTACCTGCAGTATTCCAGCGGCTCGACCCGCTTCCCGCACGGGGTTGCGGTGACTCACGAGGCGCTGCTCGCCAACCTTGCCGCGCACGGGCTCGGCATAAAACTGCAGCCGGGCGACCGCTGCGTTTCGTGGCTGCCGTGGTACCACGACATGGGCCTCGTCGGGTGCCTGCTGTCGCCGATCGCCAACCAGGTTTCGACCGATTACCTGAAGACGGAACATTTCGCCCGCCGCCCGCTGGCGTGGCTCGACATGATCAGCCGCAATCCGGGCACCACGCTCAGCTATTCGCCCACCTTCGGCTACGACATATGCGCGCGGCGCATCTCCAGCCAGAGCAATGTCGCCGAACGCTTCGACCTGTCGCGCTGGCGCGTCGCCGGCAACGGGGCGGACATGATCCGGCCCGACGTGATGCAGGGCTTCGTCAACGCCTTTGCCGATGCGGGCTTTTCCGCCAGCGCCTTCCTGCCGAGCTATGGCCTTGCCGAAGCCACGCTGGCGGTCACCATCATGCCGCCGGGCGAAGGCATTCGCGTCGAACTGGTGGAGGAAGAGCGCCTGTCGGGCCACGCCCGCGACCTCGCCCGCCCGGCCCGCTATCGCGCCATCGTGAACTGCGGCAAGCCCGTGGAAGGCATGGAAGTGGCGATCCGGGGCGAAGGCGGCAGGGCGCTGCCCGACCACCAGATCGGCAAGGTCTGGTGCCGCGGATCCTCCGTCATGCACTCCTATTTCCGCGATCCGGAATCGACGGCCGAATGCATGGTCGATGGCTGGCTGGACACAGGCGACATGGGCTACATGGCCGATGGCTACCTGTTCATCGTCGGCCGGGCGAAGGACATGATCATCATCAACGGCAAGAACCACTGGCCGCAGGATATCGAGTGGGCGGTGGAGCAGTTGCCCGGCTTCAACCACGGCGACATCGCCGCCTTCGCGATCGAAACCGACACCGGCGAGGAAGCGCCCGCGGTGCTGGTCCATTGCCGCGTCAGCGACCCGGACGAGCGGGTCCGCCTGCACGAGCAGATCAAGGACACGGTCCGCAGCGTCACCGGCATGAACTGCGTGGTGGAACTTGTGCCCCCGCGCACCCTGCCGCGCACCTCCTCCGGCAAGCTCAGCCGCGCCAAGGCGAAGAAACAGTACCTCAGTGGCGAAATCGAACCGTTCAAACTGCGCGAAGCGGCCTGA
- a CDS encoding toxic anion resistance protein, whose amino-acid sequence MANTETATKTAVEFELTAPDPVPEVAPEKAVGLVPVTDEKKSKLDEKVESFITDLVSQDAASPEFGKKVDQITNMGRKEIMAAAQMSNRFLDRPIRAMDKDTGVGNDLAELRRTVEDLDPGRKGKLRGRKLFGVIPFGNSLKKYFDSYQSSQGHIQAILARLSSGKDELLMDNAAIDVERQKLWEAMGNLEQMIHISRTLDERLEEKAAELDSSDPAKAKAIRETALFYVRQRTQDLLTQMAVSVQGYLALDLVKKNNVELVKGVDRASTTTVGALRTAVTVAQAMTNQRLVLKQITSLNETTAGIIDSTGTLLREQTGKIHEQAASSTIPLETLQRAFQNIYDTMDEVDTFKLKALDSMKQTVNVLTDEVEKSKGYIARAEGQAQAQKQAESAGLLELES is encoded by the coding sequence ATGGCCAATACAGAGACCGCTACCAAGACTGCCGTCGAATTCGAGCTGACCGCGCCCGATCCGGTGCCCGAGGTCGCGCCCGAAAAGGCCGTCGGCCTGGTGCCCGTGACGGACGAGAAGAAGAGCAAGCTCGATGAAAAGGTCGAAAGCTTCATCACCGACCTCGTCAGTCAGGATGCCGCCTCGCCCGAATTCGGCAAGAAGGTGGACCAGATCACCAACATGGGCCGCAAGGAAATCATGGCGGCGGCGCAGATGTCCAACCGGTTCCTCGACCGGCCGATCCGCGCGATGGACAAGGATACCGGCGTTGGCAACGACCTGGCAGAACTGCGCCGCACGGTCGAGGACCTCGATCCCGGCCGCAAGGGCAAGCTGCGCGGCCGCAAGCTGTTCGGCGTCATCCCCTTCGGCAATTCGCTGAAGAAATATTTCGACAGCTACCAGTCGAGCCAGGGCCACATCCAGGCGATCCTGGCGCGGCTTTCCAGCGGCAAGGACGAACTGTTGATGGACAATGCCGCCATCGATGTGGAGCGCCAGAAGCTGTGGGAAGCGATGGGCAACCTGGAACAGATGATCCACATCTCCCGCACGCTGGACGAGCGGCTGGAGGAAAAGGCGGCCGAGCTCGATTCGAGCGATCCGGCCAAGGCCAAGGCCATCCGCGAGACGGCGCTGTTCTATGTCCGCCAGCGCACGCAGGACCTGCTGACGCAAATGGCGGTGAGCGTGCAGGGCTACCTCGCGCTCGACCTCGTCAAGAAGAACAACGTCGAACTGGTGAAGGGCGTCGACCGCGCCAGCACCACCACCGTCGGCGCGCTGCGCACCGCGGTCACGGTGGCGCAGGCGATGACCAACCAGCGGCTGGTGCTGAAACAGATCACCAGCCTCAATGAAACGACCGCCGGCATCATCGATTCCACCGGCACGCTGCTGCGCGAACAGACCGGCAAGATCCACGAGCAGGCGGCCTCCAGCACCATCCCGCTGGAAACGCTGCAGCGCGCTTTCCAGAACATTTACGACACGATGGACGAGGTCGACACCTTCAAGCTGAAGGCGCTCGACAGCATGAAGCAGACCGTCAACGTGCTGACGGACGAGGTCGAGAAATCCAAGGGCTACATCGCCCGCGCGGAAGGCCAGGCGCAGGCCCAGAAGCAGGCGGAAAGCGCCGGGCTGCTGGAACTGGAGAGCTGA
- a CDS encoding polyhydroxyalkanoic acid system family protein, with protein sequence MRAAIPHQLPKEEVRRRLRENIGELKDFVPGGAKVGNYWKSEDVLAIEVGAMGQAITGDIIVEEHQVIFQIELPGMLSFVEPMIQSAIRSQAPKLLAPPKA encoded by the coding sequence ATGCGTGCCGCGATCCCCCACCAGCTGCCCAAGGAAGAGGTGCGCCGCCGCCTGCGCGAGAATATCGGCGAGCTGAAGGACTTCGTCCCCGGCGGTGCCAAGGTCGGCAATTACTGGAAGAGCGAAGACGTACTCGCCATCGAGGTCGGCGCGATGGGCCAGGCCATCACCGGCGACATCATCGTGGAAGAGCACCAGGTCATCTTCCAGATCGAACTGCCCGGCATGCTGAGCTTTGTGGAGCCGATGATCCAGAGCGCGATCCGCAGCCAGGCGCCCAAGCTGCTCGCCCCGCCGAAAGCCTAG
- a CDS encoding DUF2721 domain-containing protein produces the protein MIAQTIQLALTPVFVLVAIGNIAGTLSNRLGRVVDRSRALQVRHANTADTEHDRVVWELRVVNRRIRLINAALLRLVLSGLSIGLTVLVLFAEETLAADWQLIAAATFSLAIVLLMWSLLLFLRETRAATEALAIPDDYLELDRKL, from the coding sequence ATGATCGCCCAGACCATCCAGCTTGCGCTGACGCCCGTGTTCGTCCTCGTCGCCATCGGCAACATTGCCGGCACGCTATCCAACCGCCTCGGCCGGGTGGTCGACCGCAGCCGGGCCCTGCAAGTGCGCCATGCGAACACCGCCGATACGGAACATGACCGCGTCGTGTGGGAATTGCGCGTGGTGAACCGCCGCATCCGGCTGATCAATGCGGCGCTGCTGAGGCTGGTGCTGTCAGGCCTCTCCATCGGCCTCACCGTGCTGGTGCTTTTTGCAGAAGAGACGTTGGCGGCGGACTGGCAGCTGATTGCGGCCGCCACCTTTTCGCTCGCCATCGTGCTGCTGATGTGGTCGCTGCTCCTGTTCCTGCGGGAGACGCGCGCCGCGACCGAGGCGCTTGCGATCCCCGACGACTACCTGGAGCTCGATCGCAAGCTCTAG
- a CDS encoding response regulator transcription factor: MSRILIAEDDRLQGAAMRACLIDGGHEVRVVGDGDELLDRYAQASADVIVLDHRMPRRSGLEVLQVIRAARMRAAIPVMMVTAENDPRFTLEILRAGADDFLAKPFSPHEFARRIAALLVRHPCQRSLIA; this comes from the coding sequence TTGAGCCGTATCCTGATAGCCGAAGACGACCGATTGCAGGGGGCCGCCATGCGCGCCTGCCTGATCGACGGCGGTCACGAAGTCCGCGTGGTCGGCGATGGAGACGAATTGCTCGATCGCTATGCCCAGGCATCCGCCGACGTGATCGTGCTCGACCATCGCATGCCGCGCCGTTCGGGGCTGGAGGTGCTGCAGGTCATCCGTGCGGCGCGGATGAGGGCAGCGATCCCGGTTATGATGGTCACGGCGGAAAACGATCCGCGCTTCACGCTGGAAATCCTGCGGGCGGGCGCGGACGATTTCCTCGCCAAGCCGTTTTCGCCGCACGAGTTCGCGCGCCGCATTGCCGCGCTGCTCGTGCGGCATCCCTGCCAGCGCAGTTTGATCGCATGA